The Triticum aestivum cultivar Chinese Spring chromosome 7B, IWGSC CS RefSeq v2.1, whole genome shotgun sequence genome window below encodes:
- the LOC123157253 gene encoding protein kinase G11A has translation MTSKTMPQTIPTTPNTEEKKQYSPNDSPLDLTSLSKPSTALPRKLPESAIPSSPNKEVQSNDQKPSHKLHESVDVTSSKVPADDEKDTVENGNTNGNVKSDSAVDKDHGAASASGSARLTGRSETGERGISSRCRPSTGSDVSEESACSSFSSTSKPHKANDSRWEAIQMIRTRDGILGLSHFKLLKKLGCGDIGSVYLSELTGTKSYFAMKVMDKASLTGRKKLLRAQTEKEILQCLDHPFLPTLYTHFETDKFSCLVMEFCPGGDLHTLRQKQRGKYFPEQAVKFYVAEILLAMEYLHMLGIIYRDLKPENILVRDDGHIMLSDFDLSLRCTVSPTLIRPSNPETEALRKSSQAYCAQPACAEPSCMIQPSCTAPTTCFGPRFFSKSKKDRKPKPEVVNQVRPWPELMAEPSDARSMSFVGTHEYLAPEIIKGEGHGSAVDWWTFGIFLYELLFGKTPFKGSGNRATLFNVIGQPLRFPEYPVVSFSARDLIRGLLVKEPQQRLGCKRGATEIKQHPFFEGVNWALIRCASPPEVPKPVEIERQTTKLPVSTSEASAAPTGASQKGSDNYLEFDFF, from the exons ATGACTTCCAAGACAATGCCCCAAACCATCCCAACAACCCCCAACACTGAAGAAAAGAAGCAGTATTCTCCGAATGATTCTCCTCTGGATCTCACCAGTTTGAGTAAACCCAGTACAGCCTTGCCAAGAAAATTGCCCGAATCGGCTATCCCCAGCAGTCCAAACAAAGAAGTCCAGTCCAATGACCAGAAACCATCTCACAAGCTACATGAGTCCGTTGATGTTACATCCAGCAAGGTTCCTGCAGATGATGAGAAGGATACTGTTGAAAATGGAAACACAAATGGAAACGTGAAATCAGACTCGGCGGTAGATAAGGATCATGGTGCAGCGAGTGCAAGTGGAAGTGCCAGGTTGACGGGAAGGTCTGAGACTGGAGAAAGAGGTATTAGCAGCCGATGCAGGCCGAGCACAGGCAGTGATGTCAGTGAGGAAAGCGCGTGCAGCAGTTTTAGTAGCACCAGCAAGCCTCACAAGGCAAATGATTCACGGTGGGAGGCAATCCAGATGATCAGGACTAGAGACGGGATTCTTGGCCTCAGCCATTTTAAGCTATTGAAGAAGCTAGGCTGTGGTGACATCGGCAGTGTGTATCTTTCAGAGTTGACTGGAACCAAGAGCTATTTTGCAATGAAGGTTATGGACAAGGCATCACTCACAGGCCGTAAGAAGTTGCTTCGAGCCCAGACTGAGAAGGAAATCTTACAGTGCTTGGATCATCCTTTTCTTCCAACATTGTACACACACTTCGAGACTGATAAGTTCTCATGCCTTGTTATGGAGTTCTGCCCTGGGGGAGACTTGCATACACTTCGACAGAAACAGCGTGGCAAGTATTTTCCAGAACAAGCTGTTAA ATTCTACGTAGCAGAAATCCTCCTTGCTATGGAGTACTTGCACATGCTCGGTATCATATATCGTGATCTGAAGCCTGAAAACATTCTTGTCCGTGATGACGGGCACATCATGCTATCCGACTTCGACCTCTCCCTTCGCTGCACAGTTAGCCCGACTCTAATCAGGCCATCCAATCCTGAAACAGAAGCACTTCGGAAGAGCAGCCAGGCCTACTGTGCTCAACCAGCTTGTGCTGAGCCATCCTGCATGATACAACCATCGTGCACAGCCCCCACAACATGCTTTGGCCCTCGGTTCTTCTCGAAGTCAAAGAAAGATCGAAAGCCAAAGCCTGAAGTTGTCAACCAGGTCCGTCCATGGCCCGAGCTCATGGCGGAACCTAGTGATGCGCGATCAATGTCATTTGTTGGCACACATGAGTACTTGGCCCCTGAGATTATCAAAGGTGAGGGCCACGGCAGTGCTGTTGACTGGTGGACCTTTGGTATATTCTTGTACGAGCTTCTGTTCGGCAAAACACCTTTCAAAGGTTCAGGTAACCGAGCGACTCTGTTCAATGTCATCGGTCAGCCGTTGCGTTTCCCAGAATACCCAGTCGTGAGCTTTTCAGCAAGAGATTTAATAAGGGGCCTACTTGTTAAGGAGCCCCAACAACGATTGGGTTGCAAGCGTGGCGCCACTGAGATAAAACAGCATCCATTTTTTGAGGGTGTGAATTGGGCGTTGATACGCTGTGCGAGCCCTCCAGAGGTTCCGAAGCCTGTCGAGATTGAGAGGCAGACTACAAAGCTGCCAGTGTCAACATCTGAGGCTAGTGCAGCACCTACTGGTGCATCCCAGAAAGGCTCGGATAACTATTTAGAGTTTGATTTCTTTTAG
- the LOC123157254 gene encoding U-box domain-containing protein 35 gives MAEAVRDDHRGAVGVAVDDRTNNGDSTWEIEELEPDDRTAGPPPPPPPGAAAISDADDVYVAVGKGGSSMAALSWALTQLARPRSFVYLVHVFPVVATIPTPLGMMPKRQATPEQVETYMNQERSKRREMLQKFLDHCRNFQVNVDVYLIESDQIADAVAELIPVLNIKQLVLGVAKSNLRKLKKGNTIAGQIQKNAPLYCEVKIVCDDKEVAAATTADPTPPFSPSPVNNNSRSRTPTPPSSTPNHNSIEAVDGKNDSKTKERRKIPKFLRCLSS, from the exons ATGGCCGAGGCCGTCCGGGACGATCATCGTGGCGCGGTCGGCGTCGCGGTGGACGACCGCACCAACAACGGCGACAGCACGTGGGAGATAGAGGAGTTGGAGCCGGACGACCGGACGGCcggaccgcctcctccccctcctcccgggGCAGCGGCCATCTCTGACGCCGACGACGTGTACGTGGCGGTGGGCAAGGGCGGGTCCAGCATGGCGGCGCTGTCGTGGGCGCTGACGCAGCTCGCAAGGCCGCGGAGCTTCGTCTACCTCGTGCACGTCTTCCCCGTCGTCGCCACCATCCCCACCCCAT TAGGAATGATGCCTAAGAGACAAGCAACCCCAGAGCAAGTAGAAACTTACATGAACCAagagagatccaagaggcgagagaTGCTGCAGAAATTTCTGGACCACTGTCGCAACTTTCAG GTTAACGTCGATGTGTACCTCATCGAGAGTGATCAAATCGCTGATGCGGTCGCTGAACTTATCCCTGTTCTGAATATAAAGCAGCTAGTACTTGGGGTGGCAAAATCCAACTTGCG GAAGTtgaagaaaggaaacacaatagcAGGACAGATACAGAAGAATGCACCTCTCTACTGCGAAGTCAAGATTGTCTGTGATGACAAGGAAGTCGCAGCGGCGACGACTGCTGATCCGACACCACCATTTTCACCTTCCCCTGTAAATAACAACAGCAGATCTCGCACCCCGACACCGCCATCATCTACGCCAAATCACAATAGCATAGAGGCAGTTGATGGCAAAAATGATAGCAAAACCAAAGAAAGAAGGAAGATTCCCAAGTTTCTAAGGTGCCTGTCATCCTGA